GGATTTTGCTTTGGCTCTATAAAGTTCATTTGCTTTTTATGTGATACATGAATCACGATTAAAAGAAATTGGTATATCATGTGATAATTAGATAGAAATATAATCTAGGCTTCCCAGTTTGATCATTTTTGATGATGGATATGTAACTTAATTCCACCCTGTAATTTTTGATGATGGATATGTAACTTACCCATTGAGTACTCACGCTTATAAATGTTATTAAGTTGTTACAAACGCTGTTACAAAACTATCACATAAAACCAGCACCCTGTAATTCCACCGGAGCGCTCCACCCACCCACACCGCATTGCGGTCATCTAGTAAATAGAGTAAAATCTTGTTAAGAAACAAAACAGAAAGCAAACATGATAACAAGGCAAACCCAAAACTGAAATCTTTTTGAAATGGATTCCAAGTTGGCAACTGAAATGTAATCAAATAATTGATATGTAGTCATATTTTTGAACTGCTAAGCAGCCGACACAACAAATTATATTAAATAATTGATATGTAAGCACATTTGAACTGCAACCCAACCCACTATCTTTTGTCTTCACTGGAACAATGGGAGAGTTGTTTTCCGTATCATAGTAGTATGTAAAGATTTTGTCTTAAGATTATTGGACTTTTTTTTTCTATGCAACCAATGTAGACTGAATTACGACAATCAAAAGATCTGAGAATGTTAAATCCTCTGTCCTTAGAGAAGAAAACAAGGAAACCGACGTAGGCTGATTTGTGACAGGAGTTCATTTGTCGGAGGCGGCGAAAATGGTGGCTTATTGAACATTGATTTTCTTTTGCCTAAAAAGCAATAATAGAATTAATCTTCAATCGATTGTATTTATTTGCAATCCAATCGATTACATCAGTGatcacaaaaatataaaaaaaatacaaaagttgaAGTCTCGAATTCAAAGAACTACAAACGGAAAAGATACTTCACGTGTTTTAATACCCCAGTTAATTCGTCATACAATGAACAATtcgtagaaaacaactaaaaACCGAACTATACAGGGTAATTTATACTCTATTTGACCAGTTGGTACGACCGATGGTCGTAGAGGATCAATATATCAAAGAAATTGATAATTAATAATGAAAATCCTTGATATCTACGTAATTGTCCGATTCCATCCACCACGCCTTATAAAACAAGCAACGAAAACACCATTGATTCACAACAAAATATGAGCATCATGGAGCTTCTTCTTCCTTATTGTAATTTCTTTCTGCTTCTTCCTCTACTTCTCCTCCTAGCTCTATATTTTCTCAAAACCAGAAAGAATGGTCATCATCCTCCAGGTCCACCTAGACTTCCCATCATTGGTAACTTGCATCAACTAGGAAAACCGATGCATCAAGTACTAGACGAACTATCTAAAAAATATGGTCCAGTCATGCTTCTACAACTTGGTCGCGTGCCAACACTCGTAATCTCCTCCCCTGAAGCTGCCAAACAAATCTTGAAAACGTACGATCTTCAGTTTTGCAATAGGCCTTCGCTTGCTGCATCTAAACGTTTATCGTATAATCACTTGGATATTGCTTCTGGAACTTATGGAGAGTATTATAGGGAGATTCGAAAAATATGCCTACTTGAACTTTTTAGTACAAAAAGGGTGCAGTCTTTTAAGACGGTCAGGGCAGAGGAAATGGAGTTGTTGATTGATTCCTTATCgtcttcttctgcaaattctacCCCTGTTGATGTTATTAAAAAGTTAACAAATTTTACACATAGAACAGTTTTTAGGATTGCTTTTGGAAGCAAAAAGACTGGTGATCATAGTAGGAATGAACTGGCTGATTCCAGGCTTATGGAAATCCTTGACGAGCTCATGGTAGGTTTAACTGGATTCTCTGCGTCCGATTTCTTTCCCAAAGTAGGCTGGATTATTGATAGGATTACTGGAAGTCATGCTACAATTGAAAAATGCTTTCATGATTTGGATGAATTTTTTCAACAAATGATAGACCAACATCTCGACCCCGAGAGACTCAAACCAGACCGGGATGATATTATAGACGTCTTGCTGAAACTAGATAAAGATCATCAAGCGAGTAAAATTCGTTTTACGAATAACCATATCAAAGCAATTCTTATGGTATGTATAGCTAATATTCTTCTATATTTGGCTTCCTATCATTCTACTTGTGCTtatataatgatttgattgattattttGAGCATGAACtaatattatgaataaaaaatgCAATCAGAATGTTTTTGTTGCTGGAATAGATGCACCAACCGTAACAATGAATTGGGCGATGACAGAACTGGCTAGAAATCCAGAAGCAATGAAGAAAGTTCAAGAAGAGATACGAAACTATGTGGGATCGAAAGGAAAAGTAGAAGAATCAGACCTTGATAATTTCCACTACTTAAAAATGGTAGTCAAAGAGGCTCTACGGATGCACGCACCAGCCCCACTGCTATCTCCAAGAGAATGCATTAAACACAGTAAGATTGATGGATACGACGTATACCCGAAAACAAGGGTCCTAATTAATGCATGGGCAATGGGGAGGAATCCTAAGTATTGGAAGAATCCAG
This genomic interval from Papaver somniferum cultivar HN1 unplaced genomic scaffold, ASM357369v1 unplaced-scaffold_107, whole genome shotgun sequence contains the following:
- the LOC113327755 gene encoding cytochrome P450 71B10-like; protein product: MSIMELLLPYCNFFLLLPLLLLLALYFLKTRKNGHHPPGPPRLPIIGNLHQLGKPMHQVLDELSKKYGPVMLLQLGRVPTLVISSPEAAKQILKTYDLQFCNRPSLAASKRLSYNHLDIASGTYGEYYREIRKICLLELFSTKRVQSFKTVRAEEMELLIDSLSSSSANSTPVDVIKKLTNFTHRTVFRIAFGSKKTGDHSRNELADSRLMEILDELMVGLTGFSASDFFPKVGWIIDRITGSHATIEKCFHDLDEFFQQMIDQHLDPERLKPDRDDIIDVLLKLDKDHQASKIRFTNNHIKAILMNVFVAGIDAPTVTMNWAMTELARNPEAMKKVQEEIRNYVGSKGKVEESDLDNFHYLKMVVKEALRMHAPAPLLSPRECIKHSKIDGYDVYPKTRVLINAWAMGRNPKYWKNPEEFMPERFKDSFNMDFAGTQNFEYVPFGAGRRICPGMNMGIVLTEFVLANILYAFDWKLPNGLKKEDINMEESSGISIHKKYPLELVPVKQMQS